One genomic region from Leishmania braziliensis MHOM/BR/75/M2904 complete genome, chromosome 35 encodes:
- a CDS encoding putative aminotransferase: MCNAPGPPLKKRKPQPLPQTEPLPIYLDYNATTPLCEEAWQEICRIHGTWGNPSSAHPYGLAAKYELEKARKKVQVALNALSSESIIFTSGGTESNNLAITGGTLALRQREPRRRYVVSSNVEHPAVAEVLRYMDGSNPATSGTASTTDGAKTVSQATVKVVHVAVNPQTGRLDASSLRKVLNGLPGGPTCVALVSVMFANNEIGAVNDIKELCRLTKELCGAACLFHTDAAQSLGKVPVDVQDTNVDFLSVCGHKFYGPKGVGALYVKPGVAVQNILFGAGHERGIRPGTENVLLAAGIAEALRFACTNIDRFSAVMRDTRDELLRVLKVELATHDMGLVVNGDVTVALPNTLNCALFKRVPNMKTGSPVTYISAQRLILATGDEVCISAGSACHSTIDEGTEIVVSDPLKAVQVGVDRAIGTLRISTGRSTTMDDVRRAGKIIARRAAQQFEVE; encoded by the coding sequence ATGTGTAACGCTCCGGGACCTCcgctgaagaagcgcaaACCGCAGCCTTTGCCGCAGACAGAGCCACTGCCCATCTACCTCGACTACAACGCCACTACGCCGCTCTGTGAGGAGGCTTGGCAGGAGATTTGTCGCATACATGGAACGTGGGGCAATCCGAGCTCAGCACATCCCTACGGTCTAGCGGCAAAGTATGAGTTGGAAAAAGCACGAAAAAAAGTGCAGGTGGCCCTCAACGCGCTATCATCGGAGTCCATCATCTTCACCTCGGGCGGAACAGAGAGCAACAACCTCGCCATTACCGGCGGCACGCTCGCCCTTCGGCAGAGGGAGCCCCGGAGACGCTATGTCGTCTCCTCCAACGTGGAGCATCCTGCCGTGGCAGAGGTACTGAGGTATATGGATGGCAGCAACCCAGCGACTAGTGGCACCGCTAGCACCACCGATGGCGCCAAGACAGTATCACAAGCCACAGTGAAGGTGGTGCATGTTGCAGTGAACCCGCAGACTGGCCGACTTGATGCATCGTCGCTGCGGAAGGTCCTGAACGGTCTCCCTGGTGGCCCCACGTGTGTCGCTCTCGTCTCTGTCATGTTTGCGAACAACGAAATTGGTGCCGTCAACGACATCAAAGAGTTGTGCCGCCTAACAAAGGAGCTCTGTGGGGCGGCGTGTCTTTTTCACACAGACGCCGCCCAGTCACTGGGTAAGGTGCCGGTGGATGTGCAGGACACAAACGTGGacttcctctctgtctgcgGACACAAATTCTACGGTCCCAAGGGTGTCGGCGCGCTGTACGTCAAACCTggtgtggcggtgcagaACATCCTCTTCGGCGCCGGCCATGAGCGTGGCATCCGGCCTGGCACGGAGAACGTgctgctcgcggcgggcatTGCTGAGGCGCTCCGCTTTGCGTGCACAAATATTGACCGCTTCTCAGCTGTAATGCGAGACACCCGCGATGAACTTCTGCGAGTGCTGAAAGTGGAGCTGGCAACGCACGACATGGGCCTCGTTGTCAACGGCGATGTCACGGTCGCACTGCCAAACACGCTCAACTGCGCGCTCTTCAAGCGAGTGCCAAACATGAAAACAGGATCGCCTGTCACCTACATATCAGCGCAGCGGCTGATCCTCGCCACTGGGGATGAGGTGTGCATATCCGCAGGCTCGGCTTGCCACTCGACAATCGATGAGGGAACCGAGATCGTCGTCTCTGATCCGCTCAAGGCAGTTCAGGTAGGTGTGGATCGAGCCATTGGCACTCTGCGTATCTCCACTGGGCGTAGCACAACCATGGATGACGTGCGTCGAGCGGGTAAGATTATCGCGCGGCGGGCTGCGCAGCAGTTCGAGGTGGAATAA
- a CDS encoding putative dolichol kinase, whose amino-acid sequence MQACSILVLCTIALTSEHGESRLLMPLIFLSERCLDHAMDLGHSPILFYASTLLSYLSLIAAKAEKRGKSLRDRNVIVETLLYAVVGFTVVYFIVKDKVISLGAIAYVVSGYVFFLKLLPVVGDNEAILIGSLVGFYFCDICVNNNLSVDGGRESVLSLNAPGYQTSYTHIASRGMILCAIYIFILVSVLSRWCLIPTNKNSKSSRRCVSRKRITVIFWVSNAVVGLILGLVISYQFRENVLRWLYAYLVSSRFRMWTLVCWLTLLPFAVYLVDVVSMRVRPTVRRKLFHFIAVVAFTPATMIDPPFMAFAFSTAISLCVLIEVARYYNVYGSQYISRFMARHIDDREHLDGVVRTHVYLLIGLGISLMMRYRQLSIDGAPVPAIIELSINIIPGIVSLGIVDACAAITGSSLFLSSRRTLGRYLKNALFTERANTSITHKTTTGTLGGLVCGFIFWGVILAIAEVPITGPACYSFTMIAACTLTECFMDGIDNLQLPLVVLGAVNNLFALLLPVKELWVNPSITRPNPTTARSMASALTSPWKNFPSPMSGSS is encoded by the coding sequence ATGCAGGCGTGCAGCATTCTTGTTCTCTGCACCATTGCCCTTACGTCTGAGCACGGTGAGAGTcggctgctgatgccgctcATTTTTTTGTCGGAGCGTTGCCTCGATCACGCGATGGATCTCGGCCACTCGCCGATTCTGTTTTATGCGTCCACGTTGCTTTCCTACCTGTCCCTGATCGCGGCAAAGGCTGAGAAGCGGGGGAAGTCACTACGTGACCGCAACGTAATTGTAGAGACGCTCCTCTACGCCGTCGTCGGTTTTACAGTAGTCTACTTTATTGTGAAGGATAAGGTCATCTCTCTCGGCGCCATCGCGTACGTCGTGTCTGGATACGTTTTCTTTTTGAAGCTGCTGCCCGTCGTCGGCGACAACGAGGCGATTCTCATCGGCTCCCTCGTTGGTTTTTACTTCTGCGATATTTGTGTCAACAACAACCTTAGCGTCGACGGCGGCCGCGAGTCTGTGCTGTCGCTGAACGCGCCAGGGTACCAAACGTCGTACACGCACATCGCGAGCCGCGGCATGATCCTGTGCGCCATCTATATCTTCATACTCGTCTCTGTCTTGTCGAGATGGTGTCTTATTCCGACCAACAAAAACTCTAAGTCGTCTCGGCGCTGTGTGAGCCGCAAGCGCATCACCGTCATCTTCTGGGTGTCGAATGCGGTGGTCGGGCTCATCCTTGGCCTCGTCATTAGTTATCAGTTTCGGGAAAACGTCTTGCGCTGGCTCTACGCGTACCTTGTCTCCAGCCGCTTCCGTATGTGGACACTTGTATGCTGGCTTACGCTTCTGCCATTCGCGGTGTACCTCGTCGATGTGGTGTCCATGCGAGTACGACCGACGGTGCGCCGCAAGCTGTTCCACTtcatcgctgtcgtcgctTTCACTCCGGCAACGATGATTGATCCGCCATTCATGGCATTTGCGTTCTCCACCGCCATCAGCTTATGCGTGCTCATAGAGGTGGCGCGGTACTACAATGTGTATGGTTCTCAGTACATTTCACGCTTCATGGCCCGCCACATCGACGACCGTGAGCACCTCGATGGCGTCGTGCGCACCCACGTGTACCTACTCATTGGCCTTGGCATCTCACTCATGATGCGCTACCGACAACTGTCCATCGATGGTGCGCCGGTCCCAGCCATTATCGAGCTCTCCATCAACATCATTCCTGGCATTGTGTCGCTTGGCATCGTAGACGCGTGCGCGGCGATCACTGGGAGCTCGTTGTTTCTGAGCTCGCGACGCACACTCGGACGCTACTTAAAGAACGCCCTCTTTACAGAGCGAGCTAACACGTCCATCACGCATAAGACGACCACTGGCACCCTGGGCGGGCTAGTATGCGGCTTTATCTTTTGGGGAGTGATTCTCGCGATCGCTGAGGTTCCAATCACGGGCCCTGCCTGCTATTCCTTCACCATGATTGCTGCGTGCACGCTTACCGAGTGCTTCATGGATGGCATTGACAATCTGCAGCTGCCTTTGGTCGTGCTAGGGGCCGTAAACAACCTGTTCGCGCTACTGCTACCGGTGAAGGAGTTGTGGGTAAACCCTTCCATCACACGACCAAACCCCACCACAGCAAGGTCCATGGCAAGTGCGTTGACGTCTCCCTGGAAGAACTTCCCTTCTCCTATGTCGGGCTCTTCATGA